AGACCAAGCTCCTCGAGCTGATCAAGACCGCGGTTCCCGCCGGCCTCAAGGCGCGGGCCGTCCTGGGCCACGGCACCCCGGCCAAGGAGATCATCCGGATCGCCGAAGAGGAAAATGTCGACTTGATCGTCATTGCCACCCACGGCCACTCCGGCTGGCATCACCTCGTCCTCGGCTCGGTGGCCGAGAAAGTCATCCGCCACGCCCCCTGCCCGGTATTCGCGGTCCGCGAACGGCGCAAGTGACAAAACGGCGCC
This genomic window from Candidatus Aminicenantes bacterium contains:
- a CDS encoding universal stress protein produces the protein MLSIKKILCSTDFSDASMQGISAAADLAGLFQAELVLAHVIPVLPPKPTDPNFEFEVPEYENILHKDAETKLLELIKTAVPAGLKARAVLGHGTPAKEIIRIAEEENVDLIVIATHGHSGWHHLVLGSVAEKVIRHAPCPVFAVRERRK